In Sinorhizobium sojae CCBAU 05684, a single window of DNA contains:
- a CDS encoding DUF930 domain-containing protein codes for MQQVKRKMWGETGWGMPTSVAVHLVLAFLLLVRLPEHGPPAKEQSVNVELVPPPSQAEEKPPEEVSKPRSEPARAQPQAFESASARLDREKPTQPQLPPAAPNRIDDSPPKPEQPPSASAEAEGAEEDEPSAIRTAPAELRVEANEAVTAAADAVAPPSAPVPEAKPTPKVAKADKAANPEQAVSERQAPALQEAQELYSKDALSDPRVKQAIGRLPPKRRIVQLCTIEALEQVRRQRPDAFPDMLVPFGPSEGFVSPDGMSANGGAFRSRGKWYSVDFKCEVDTETTSVVSFSYAIGKAIPKSEWAGRQLPRE; via the coding sequence ATGCAGCAGGTCAAAAGGAAAATGTGGGGGGAAACCGGTTGGGGCATGCCGACCTCGGTCGCCGTGCATCTGGTCCTGGCGTTCTTGCTGCTGGTCCGATTGCCAGAGCACGGCCCGCCGGCGAAGGAGCAGAGCGTGAATGTCGAGCTCGTACCACCGCCGTCGCAAGCGGAGGAGAAGCCGCCGGAGGAAGTCAGTAAGCCGAGGTCGGAGCCAGCGCGCGCGCAACCGCAAGCATTCGAGTCCGCTTCCGCACGGCTCGACAGGGAGAAGCCTACTCAGCCGCAATTGCCCCCGGCGGCACCCAATCGGATTGACGATTCGCCGCCGAAGCCGGAGCAACCGCCCTCCGCCTCGGCGGAGGCAGAGGGCGCTGAGGAAGACGAACCGTCCGCTATCAGGACAGCGCCTGCGGAATTGCGCGTTGAAGCTAACGAGGCTGTCACCGCGGCCGCCGATGCCGTAGCGCCGCCGAGCGCGCCCGTCCCCGAGGCAAAGCCGACGCCCAAGGTCGCCAAGGCGGATAAGGCCGCGAATCCCGAGCAGGCAGTATCCGAGCGTCAGGCGCCAGCGCTTCAAGAAGCACAGGAACTCTACTCCAAGGATGCGCTGTCCGACCCCCGCGTGAAGCAGGCGATTGGTCGCCTGCCGCCAAAGAGGCGTATCGTTCAGCTTTGCACCATCGAGGCGCTGGAGCAGGTCCGTCGGCAGAGACCTGACGCCTTTCCGGACATGCTCGTGCCCTTCGGCCCCTCGGAGGGATTTGTTTCGCCCGACGGCATGAGCGCCAATGGCGGCGCCTTCCGCAGTCGCGGGAAATGGTACTCTGTGGACTTCAAATGCGAGGTCGACACGGAGACGACGTCGGTCGTCTCCTTCAGCTACGCCATTGGCAAGGCCATTCCGAAAAGCGAATGGGCAGGGCGGCAATTGCCGCGGGAGTAG